The sequence AATTTCTTCAACCAGTCTACTCCTTGCGTCTGTAACAACaaacaataatatcatttaatttattcatgcAATAATGTTCTACGTATAATGTACGTgtacgatttaaaaaaaattaataatattatctttatCAATCATAATTAAACTTtgtctttcatatttttaaaaaagtaaaatatattatattatttagaattattcgCTTAATGTATTTTATCGCATATTTACAGGAGATCATTGCATGACCACAAGATTTAAAAGTTTAGAAAAAGATACAGTGCAGTAAGATACAATTTCaaagtattatatgtatatacaatgtatatagagagagaattatatattatacattagaattttatagtatttaataattgtatgtatactgtatataataattttacaaattttatttttaattcgttcAAAAATATTGAGTGTAAATAAGCATTAATGAATTAATTGCATGAATAAAATAAGTTCTTTAGATGTATTGTCAGTAGTAAGAGTATATATGCAATCAGTCGTTATTCCAAAAGTCGTTCTTGgatttttctatatcttttttgatattctgctAGTTACAATAATTAATGTAAGATGATTAAATTGtcgtttcttaaattaaaatataaattttattaaaatattataatagacATTGATTGGAGACAAAACAATCCTATAGTATTCAAAAACAGGATAaagaatgataaatatataaacacatTACCACTGTAATCAGTACACTAAACACGAGAAATAATTTGACTACTTAAACATacaattaaatgtttaattataatcatataatatcTATGAATTTGCAGTACAAATTTCTTAAACGAACCTTTAAAAAACCATGTTTGTTAAACCAAAATGCATGTGTATTAAACTTAAGAATAGCGTAATATCTAGACCGCATGGTTCCGGTAAAACGTAATGAGCAATATGTCAAAAAATGTTTACTCAGAAAAATGGTATTTATATCTcgaatataaagttatttcgagtttatatttttaccgaTTATATATTTACCGATTTCCTTTCtaactaattaaattttctggttaataatttattgatgACAAGATTTTATATAACCTCTATATCAATTAACAGCAATTATGGAGATAAATCCATTGAGTATAATTCTTGTGAAAAGTGATAGTAAAGGTGATAgacttttatttcgatatcCACACGTAGCGAAACATACACGAGATTCTAATCAATGTACTAGAAGAAAAAATCCTTATTCTTTAACTATCACAGAGGATTTATTACAGGTctgtttcatataatattctgACCTAGTACTTTGTGACAAATGTCATTAATTCAATATCACATAATATCATTGCacaaataaagtaatttaataacattcaataaattttattaacagtCTTTACCTTTTCCAATCTCTAACATAAGCAATGGAAATTTGACTGGAGTAACTGATGAAGTATTATCTACGTTATTCGCTGTTAAACCAGAATTATGTGAACAAAAGTTCgaattaaaagtaaatgatGTCCGTTTTGTTGGACATCCAACTTTAGTTCCATCTCATGGAATGAAAGAGGTTAATTCTTCGATGCTTTTTAATATAGTTTTTGCCCTTCAAGCTCAAGCCAGCCATTCTAtagtaaaatgttattatGATTTAAGTAGGAGGTttgtcatatattatattataaaagcaTGATATATGAAAGACAAAATTTCAAGTGTTATTTATCTTAGGTTAGGCATAGCTTTGAGACACGAAGAAAAGAGATGTGGATTTTTAacagaagaaataaagatTATGGTTTCTACTCATGATGAAGTTGCTACTAggtatatagaattatatgtGTGATAAAAGAATAACAATTGGAACttcttatatgtatttatagatCAGAAGGTGAAAGTGATTGTGATGAGTCGCCATATGAATTAATATTGCAAAGAAGTTCACTTTCACGTGATTTGAAGTCTGTGTTTAGTAGTCTTACTACTTCTGGTATAATCAATATTATGATTAATAAATGGATTCAAGTACGTTTCTGTCTCCCACAAAAGGTTCATCAATCTCATAAAAAAGGATTTGTTATCAATCCAGAAATAATAGACaggtaaatattatattcaataattacaaattgaaGTAAATATTGAACATTAAACTTTATTGCAGGTGTTTAAACAGTTTAAGGCCTTATCacggtatactattactcatTGAACCTTTAGATTTATTAGATTCACTTCCAATAGATTCTTCTCCTGCACTTAAACGCCTAATCCAAATGTATAGTCCTTTAAAAAGTCTACAAACTCTAGCTGCTGATTCTGACTTAACACTAACTCAAGTTTTTCAATTGACTGGGCATTTAATATATTGGGCTAAAGCTACTATAATTTATCCTCTTTGTGAAAGCAATGTTTATGTTGTATCACCAGATGCTATTATTACAAATCAATTGTTAGAGGTGTTTTCTGAAGAATTTCCTGGGCTTTGTCTTTTACAAGTATGTGAAAGaattgtttatataattttatattattcgaattgtatgtaaaattaaatttctactgGTAATAGGTTCTCAGTGATTTTTCACTACCAATTTCCATAAGTCAACAGTTAAATCCTTTGAGCCAGTCACAACAACAAACACaattagtaaaaataataatatggttattaaagaatcatttacttttacaactacatacatatgtacaatatatgcCAACTGTACACGGACGAGTATCATTGGTaagtttaaagaaatttattttttaactataaattaaattactttttaactaTAATCTGTCACATATTTTTTAAGGATGCAAAAGATGAATTGAatcataatataaatgaaatcacAGACAGTAATAGTGCATGTAACTTAAGTGATGTTCCAAAAGGTACTTCAGCTGATATAAATGAAGAACTATCAATAACACTTCATAAAGAAAATGGAATATACAATTATCAATCGGAAGAGTATGATATTCCTTCTGATGATAGAAAATTACTTGATAGATTATGCCGTCTTGGTTATTTTAATGGAGGTCATCATTTAGAAGAGATTatgtatttagaaaatattcgtaGATCGCAATTATTACAGATCTTAGATAAATTTCGAGACGTGTTAATTACATGCAAATGTGAAGATCCTGCTATAGCTCTTTTTTATAGCCAGTTTGGctcttaacatttttattttaaatagatataaaaagatattaaattgtatatatattacattttgcaaacatttctaattaaatGATATATTCGTGGTTCTTCAGATTACGATCGTATTATCATATTCCGATCTAATTGaaagttttaatatatttaaatatacatataataacattattgtatcatattaaaaaatttaattttatagcacaatttaaaattcattctcttattttatataattaaaaacatttattacaaaaatttagtacaacttatatgataaatattcgtttctacaaaaaaagaaaagtaatgCTAGTTACATAAAGATTATATTACATTCAAATATGcagaaaaatgattaataaaaattaataaaaagtggcATATGTACATGATACAGTGATGTGTAccatctacatatatatatatatatatatatatatataacaattttaaacttaTCATATGATGTAGTTTCCGTTTtagattatacatttttagtaattttacttcaaattgaaattgacaatttcttgataaataataattaggtattgataaaaatgtaaaggtataaaaaattataatgggAACAACTTCATTaagaaagaagatattaatttttaactttttaaatttagcTATTAATTTCCCTAATACATATTAATCTTTCTATACAATAtgtttattatgtatatttctattataaaaaattccacCGGTTCTAAATCTTTTTAATACtgggaaaatatatttaaaaaacatataaTGTGTTGACTAGAATTTTGAGGAAAATTGGTAAACAACAAATTGCATAATTTATAAGGTAATGAGATGctcgaaagatattttatgtCATAGAAAAAAGTTACTTACAATTGATTAAATCAATACTTATGACACATTGAATACCAGAActacatatttcaatatagcatatttaaaaaatagttttggaatttttaagtACTTTTTATATGATtgcttaaatatttacaatataacaatatatttacGCTTCTTCcccaaaattttgttttgttaattgtaataataaacttCGATACATATCGTTTCTACTAATTCGTGCAATTCATAAATCCATTCTATAACGTTAGTGCAATGTTATTTTAGGCTAGAatacataaaatttctttatattacaaattcataagTATTTATGGatacaattttatagaaatatattttaacagtAATACAGAAATTAATCTCATTTTATGTTTTCATTTTGATCTAATATTGTATATGCTATCATAGTTTATCTCTTGAATAATTCTGCATCTTCTTCAGCTTTTTTAAAGCACATTTTGCTGCAGTACATTTTGCAATTCTATAATTTCTGCCAATTCCTTTAAAAGAGCCCTTACCAAAAACATCTACTGTAACTCGAACTCTTCGTCCATCAGCCAATTTTTCTGGTTTTCCAAACTTTGCTGTTTCAGGCTCTAATTCTAATAGTTCACGAATTGGAGATTTAGGAACATTGGTGCTGAATTGTTctgaaatagtaaaatattcctgttgtttcttttcatgaaaaatttatctttgtaattagataaaagatattttaaaaagttaccaatttcatttttcataatgGCGTAATAGACGCTCCATACTGCATCCAAGGACATTCCACTATCTAAATAAATTGCACCAGCTAGTGATTCAAAAACATCACCTAATGCTTTTGGTACCTCTACATCTTCAGCTTCTTCGCATTCTTCTTCTCCAATTAAATAATacttaaaaagaaacaaataataataatgaaatatagacACACACGTAATGCATATATATAAGCAAATTTGTTTAAAGCTTCTTACTTCTTCGCTAATAGAATGTCCATTTTCTTCTTGAATCCTAACGAAACGATTTATGACAATACTTAAACCAGGAGAAAGATgtcgaaaatatttatgaaatccACATCTTACAGCTAAAGAAGcaaatatagtattattaaCTAAGGCGGATCGTAAATCTGTTAAAGCACCTGGAGAATGTTGACGAGCATCTTCATATAAATGTcttgttattaaataatctagaattacaattttttatattaaatttttcactATTGGAAATTATACTAGAATGACAAGAACCAATTATTTGCTACCTAAAACAGCATCTCCAAGAAACTCTAAAC comes from Bombus fervidus isolate BK054 chromosome 18, iyBomFerv1, whole genome shotgun sequence and encodes:
- the Nprl3 gene encoding GATOR complex protein Nprl3 is translated as MFTQKNAIMEINPLSIILVKSDSKGDRLLFRYPHVAKHTRDSNQCTRRKNPYSLTITEDLLQSLPFPISNISNGNLTGVTDEVLSTLFAVKPELCEQKFELKVNDVRFVGHPTLVPSHGMKEVNSSMLFNIVFALQAQASHSIVKCYYDLSRRLGIALRHEEKRCGFLTEEIKIMVSTHDEVATRSEGESDCDESPYELILQRSSLSRDLKSVFSSLTTSGIINIMINKWIQVRFCLPQKVHQSHKKGFVINPEIIDRCLNSLRPYHGILLLIEPLDLLDSLPIDSSPALKRLIQMYSPLKSLQTLAADSDLTLTQVFQLTGHLIYWAKATIIYPLCESNVYVVSPDAIITNQLLEVFSEEFPGLCLLQVLSDFSLPISISQQLNPLSQSQQQTQLVKIIIWLLKNHLLLQLHTYVQYMPTVHGRVSLDAKDELNHNINEITDSNSACNLSDVPKGTSADINEELSITLHKENGIYNYQSEEYDIPSDDRKLLDRLCRLGYFNGGHHLEEIMYLENIRRSQLLQILDKFRDVLITCKCEDPAIALFYSQFGS